From Micromonospora auratinigra:
CCAGTTTGCGACTCATCTGTCGTACTCCCACTCTGCGGCGATCCGCCGCGCTGCATTCCACGGTAGGAAGGGGTGCGCGCCCCGCCCTCGGCCCCGAGGAGGATCGGCGACCCGGGCACCCGTAGGTGCTTACCCCGGCGACTCCCCACCGACGCACCCCGGCCCGGCCTCGTCCGGCCCCCGCGGCCGCCGCGGGGCGGGCGGGAGTGTCCCGTGGTGAGGGCGGGTACTGACCTGGGCGGGTAGGCTCGCCGGTCGGGTCCCACACCCCCGGGGCCCTGGTGGGGCCCCACACCCTGGGGCCCGCCCGCCGTCCCGCACCGGGCCGGCGCACCGGTCCGGATCCGCACAACGGGTACGACGGCGAGGAAAGTGCAGCCATGATCAGTGTTTTCGACCTCTTCAGCGTCGGTATCGGCCCCTCCAGCTCGCACACCGTCGGGCCGATGCGGGCCGCCCGGACGTTCGTGGCCGGGCTCAAGGCGGACGGGCTGCTCACCGACGTCACCCGGGTGCAGGCGGAGCTGTTCGGCTCGCTGGGCGCCACCGGGCACGGGCACGGCAGCGACCGTGCGGTGCTGCTCGGGCTGGAGGGGGAGGCCCCGGAGACGGTCGACACCGACACCGTCGGGCCCCGGGTGGAGCGGATCCGGGCCCAGCGGCGGCTGGCCCTGCTCGGCACCCAGGAGATCGACTTCGACCCGGACCGGGACCTGGTGCTGCACCGGCGGCGGTCGCTGCCGTACCACCCGAACGGGATGACCTTCGCGGCGTACGACGCGGCCGGTGCCGAGGTGCGGGCGCGGACGTACTACTCCGTGGGTGGCGGGTTCGTGGTGGACGAGGCGGCGGCCGGGGCGGACCGGATCAAGCCGGACAGCACCCGGGTGCGGTACCCGTTCCTCACCGGCGCGGAGCTGCTGACGGTGACCACCGGGAACGGGCTGTCGATCAGCGAGGTGATGCTCGCCAACGAGCTCTCCTGGCGCAGCGCGGCGGACGTCCGGGCCGGGCTGCTGGAGATCTGGCGGGTGATGCGGGAGTGCGTCGACAACGGCTGCGCCCGCGACGGCGTGCTGCCGGGCGGGCTGAAGGTCCGCCGCCGGGCGGCGGAGCTGCGCCGCAGCCTGGAGGCGGACACCGACTCCACCGACCCGCTGCGGGCGATGGACTGGGTGACCCTGTTCGCCCTGGCGGTCAACGAGGAGAACGCGGCCGGCGGCCGGGTGGTGACCGCCCCGACGAACGGTGCCGCCGGCATCATCCCGGCGGTGCTGCACTACTACACCCGGTTCGTGCCGGGCGCCTCCGAGGAGGGCGTGGTCCGGTTCCTGCTCGCGGCCGGCGCGATCGGGGTGCTGTTCAAGGAGAACGCCTCGATCTCCGGGGCCGAGGTCGGCTGCCAGGGCGAGGTCGGCTCGGCCTGCTCGATGGCGGCGGCCGGGCTCGCCGAGGCGCTGGGCGGCACGCCGGAGCAGGTGGAGAACGCGGCCGAGATCGGCATGGAGCACAACCTGGGTCTGACCTGCGACCCGGTGGGTGGCCTGGTGCAGATCCCGTGCATCGAGCGCAACGCGGTGGCCAGCATCAAGGCGATCACCGCGGCCCGGCTGGCGCTGCGCGGGGACGGGGTGCACGCGGTCTCGCTCGACAAGGTCATCAAGACCATGCGGGAGACCGGCGCGGACATGAAGGTGAAGTACAAGGAGACGGCGCGGGGCGGCCTCGCGGTCAACGTCATCGAGTGCTGAGACCGGCCCCGGCCCGGCCCGGGTGGGACACAATGGGGTGACCCGGCGGGCGGCCGCGTCGATCCACCGGCGGCGGAGGCGAGGATGGGACGGTGACGACAGGAGTCGGCGCGCTCTGGTCGGCCCGCAACTCGCTGCGCATCCTGGTCAAGCGGGACCTCGCGGTGAAGTACCAGCAGTCGGTGCTGGGCTACTTCTGGTCGTTGATCGAGCCGCTCGGCATGGGCCTGATCTACTGGTTCGTCTTCGGGGTGCTCTATTCCGGCGCGACCCGCCGGCACCTGGGTGACGCGGCCGGGTCGTACCCGTTGTTCCTGATCACCGGGATCTTCGCCTGGATGTGGGCCAGTTCGGCGCTGACCGAGGCGACCAACGCGCTGACCGGGCAGGCCCGGCTGATCACCACGATGAACGTGCCCCGGCAGGTCTTCCCGATCGGCCGGGTGACCGGCCGGTTCGCCGAGTACCTGGCCGGGCTGCCGGTGCTGGCCGGCATCGCGGCGATCTACGTGGCGCACGGGAAGATCCGTCTCGGTTGGTCGCTGCTCTCCCTGCCGTTGGCGATCGCGGTGCAGTTCGTGCTGCTGGTGGGGGTCGCGTTGCTGCTGTCGGCGTGGAACGTGCTGATGCGCGACATCGAGCGGTTCATGCGGCTGATCATCCGGGTGCTCTTCTACGCCACCCCGATCATCTATCCGCTCGCCCTGGTCCGGGACTCGGGCATGCCGACCTGGCTGAAGATCGCGTACGAGTTGAACCCGCTGGTCGGGATCTTCCAGCTGCACCACGCGATCTGGTACCCGGACGAGTTCCCGGACGCCCGGCTGCTCGCCGTGACGGTGCTGGGCAGTCTGCTGGTGCTGGCGGCCGGCTGGTGGTCGTTCCGCCGGCTGGAGCCGGCCGTGCTGAAGGAACTCTGAGCCGTGCCGAAGGAACTCTGCGCCCAGGCGGGGGAAGTCTGAGATGGCGGCGATCATCGAGGCGGACGGGCTCGGCATCCGGTTCGTGCGGAACCGGCGGCGGCAGCTCCGGCTGCGCGAGCTGATGATCCACCGGGGCCGGCGCGGGGCGGACACCGGCCGGTTCTGGCCGTTGCGGGACGTCTCGTTCGCCATCGAGCCGGGCGAGACGGTGGGGGTGGTCGGGCGCAACGGCACCGGCAAGAGCACCCTGCTGCGGCTGATCGCCGGGGTGCTGATCCCCGACGAGGGGCGGATCGCGGTGCACGGCGCGGTGGCCCCGCTGCTGGAACTCTCCGCCGGTTTCTCCAACGACCTGACCGGGCGGGAGAACCTGTACCTGGTGGGCGGCCTGCACGGGCTCTCCACGGGGTACCTGCGGCGGCACTTCGACGAGATCGTCTCGTTCGCTGGTGAGCAGGTGGAACGCTCGGTGGACACCTCGGTGCGGCACTACTCGTCGGGCATGAAGGTGCGGCTCGGCTTCGCCATCATCGCCCACCTGCCGCATCCGATCCTGTTGATGGACGAGGTGACCGCGGTCGGGGACGCCGAGTTCCGCGCCAGGTGCTATGCGACCATCGAGCGACTTCTCGCGGAAGGGCGCACATTGGTGCTGGTGTCACACAACGAAAAGGACCTCACCCGGTTCTGTCGTCGGGGCCTCTACCTCGACGCCGGACGGCTGACCGTCGACGGGACCATCGACGAGGCGCTCACGGCGTACGCCGGGGCCGGGCCGCGGTGACCCTGGCGATCGTGCTCGCCGCCGGACCGGCGGCGGGCCTGACCACCGATGCCGGGGAACGCCTGGTCGACCGGCTCACCGACCAGTGGCGGCGGGCCGGGGCGGACGAGGTGCGGGTCGCCGGCGACCTGACCGAGCTGGCCGCCCTGCTGACCGGCACGACCGGCCCGGTGCTGCTCAGCGGGGCCGACCTGGTGGCGCACACCGCCGTACTGAGGCATCTGGCGACCAGCCCGGTGGGCCCGACGGTGGCCCTGGTGCTCACCGACCCGCCGGCCGCCGGCCGGGCGACGGTCCGCGAGGAGCGCGGCCAGGTGGTCGCGGTCGACGACCCGGCGGGCGCGACCGGGGTGTTCGGCGGCGCGCTGCGGGTCGGCCAGGCCGACCTGCCCCACCTGGCCGCCGCCGCGACCGACGCCGCCGGGGAGACCGGGGCGTCCGCGCTGGACCGGCTCTTCGCCGGCCTCGCGGCGCGTGGTCCGCTGATCTTCGCGCAGCGGGTACGCCTGCTCGTGGCGCACCGGGTCGACACCGGGGCGGAGCTGTCCCGGGCCGCCGCGGACGTGGCCTCGGTCGACGAGGACAAGGCGGAGCTGCGGCTGTCGGTGAAGGAGCGCGACGACTTCTTCACCACCTTCTTCGTCAGCACCTGGTCCCCGTACGTGGCGAAGGCGGCGGCCCGGCTCGGCCTGGGCCCGACGGCGGTCACGATGATCTCGGTGGTCTTCGCGGTGGCGGCGGCGGTGCTGTTCGGGGTGGGCGGCCGGGCCGCGCTGGTGGCCGGCGGCATCCTGCTCTACCTGGGCTTCGTGCTGGACTGCGTGGACGGCCAACTGGCCCGCTACACCCGGCACTTCAGCGCCTGGGGTGGCTGGCTGGACACGATGGCCGACCGGGCCAAGGAGTACGTCGTCTACGCCGGCCTCGGCTACGGCGCGACGCACGCCGGGTTCCGGTACGGCTGGGCGCTGGCGATCGCCGCGATGACCCTGCAGACGGTCCGGCACATGACCGACACCTGGTACGGCGTGCTGCACGACGAGGCGGCCCGGCGACCCAGGGCGGCGACGGGCGACGCGGGCGGGATCGGCGGGAAGCTGAACGCCGCCTCGACGAAGGTGCAGGCGGACACCGGCTCGGTGTCGTACTGGCTGAAGCGCACGGTGGTCTTCCCGATCGGGGAGCGCTGGGCGCTGATGGCGCTGACCGCCGCGCTCTTCGGCCCGCTGGTGGCGCTCTGCGCGGTGCTGGTCTGGGGGACGCTGGCGTTCGCGTACACCGGGGCGCTGCGGACCCTGCGCGCGTGGTGGATGCGGGTGCCGGTGCTGACCACGGTGGACGCCTCGCTGCACCGCGACGACGGGCCGGCGGTCCGGCGGTTCGTGGCCGCCGTGCCGGGGCGGGTCGGTCGGTGGGGCGTCGGTGAGCTGCCGCTGGCCCTGCTGCCGGCGCTGCTGCCGCTGGCGTTGCTGCTCTGGGCGGCCTGGCAGGGCACGGACACGCCGCGCTGGGCGGTGGCGGTGGCCCTGCTGGGCTGGCTGCGCGCGGTGGTGGGGGCGCGGGTGGTGCCCGACGGGCCGCTGGACTGGCTGGTCCCGGCCGTGCTGCGGGCCGGCGAGTACCTCTTCGCCATCGCCGTCGGGATGGTCGGCGGCGCGCCCGCCTGGCTGATCTTCGGGTACGTCTTCGTGCTGACCCTGCACCACTACGACCTGACCGCGCGGCTGGAGAAGCGGCAGGCGGCACCGCCGCTGCACGACGCCTCGCTGGGCTGGGAGGGCCGGTCGGTGCTGCTGGGGATCGCGGCGATCGCCGGAATTGTGAGCATCGCTCTGGCTACACTCGGTACGTACCTTCTCGTGGTTTTCGTCGCGAGTGTGGTCCTCGCCTGGGTGGTCCTGCCGGCCCGCGCCCGACGGACGCCGGCGCCGGTCGGTGGCGGGGTGCGCTCGCCGGGCTGACGCCAGGGGCGGCCGGGATGACTCTGCTCAGCTTCGTCGTACCGGCCTTCCGGGTGCAGGGTTACCTGCGGGAGTGCCTGGACTCGATCCTCGACCAGCCGTACCGCGACCTCGAGGTGATCGGCGTCGACGACGCCTCCCCGGACGGCAGCGGCGAGATCCTGGCCGAGTACGCGGCCCGCGACCCCCGGGTCCACCCGGTCCACCTCGCCGAGAACGTCGGGCTCGGTCCGGCCCGCAACATCGGGCTGGACCGGGCCACCGGCGAGTACGTCTGGTTCGTCGACGGCGACGACTGGCTGGTC
This genomic window contains:
- a CDS encoding ABC transporter permease, translating into MTTGVGALWSARNSLRILVKRDLAVKYQQSVLGYFWSLIEPLGMGLIYWFVFGVLYSGATRRHLGDAAGSYPLFLITGIFAWMWASSALTEATNALTGQARLITTMNVPRQVFPIGRVTGRFAEYLAGLPVLAGIAAIYVAHGKIRLGWSLLSLPLAIAVQFVLLVGVALLLSAWNVLMRDIERFMRLIIRVLFYATPIIYPLALVRDSGMPTWLKIAYELNPLVGIFQLHHAIWYPDEFPDARLLAVTVLGSLLVLAAGWWSFRRLEPAVLKEL
- a CDS encoding ABC transporter ATP-binding protein gives rise to the protein MAAIIEADGLGIRFVRNRRRQLRLRELMIHRGRRGADTGRFWPLRDVSFAIEPGETVGVVGRNGTGKSTLLRLIAGVLIPDEGRIAVHGAVAPLLELSAGFSNDLTGRENLYLVGGLHGLSTGYLRRHFDEIVSFAGEQVERSVDTSVRHYSSGMKVRLGFAIIAHLPHPILLMDEVTAVGDAEFRARCYATIERLLAEGRTLVLVSHNEKDLTRFCRRGLYLDAGRLTVDGTIDEALTAYAGAGPR
- a CDS encoding DUF5941 domain-containing protein — translated: MTLAIVLAAGPAAGLTTDAGERLVDRLTDQWRRAGADEVRVAGDLTELAALLTGTTGPVLLSGADLVAHTAVLRHLATSPVGPTVALVLTDPPAAGRATVREERGQVVAVDDPAGATGVFGGALRVGQADLPHLAAAATDAAGETGASALDRLFAGLAARGPLIFAQRVRLLVAHRVDTGAELSRAAADVASVDEDKAELRLSVKERDDFFTTFFVSTWSPYVAKAAARLGLGPTAVTMISVVFAVAAAVLFGVGGRAALVAGGILLYLGFVLDCVDGQLARYTRHFSAWGGWLDTMADRAKEYVVYAGLGYGATHAGFRYGWALAIAAMTLQTVRHMTDTWYGVLHDEAARRPRAATGDAGGIGGKLNAASTKVQADTGSVSYWLKRTVVFPIGERWALMALTAALFGPLVALCAVLVWGTLAFAYTGALRTLRAWWMRVPVLTTVDASLHRDDGPAVRRFVAAVPGRVGRWGVGELPLALLPALLPLALLLWAAWQGTDTPRWAVAVALLGWLRAVVGARVVPDGPLDWLVPAVLRAGEYLFAIAVGMVGGAPAWLIFGYVFVLTLHHYDLTARLEKRQAAPPLHDASLGWEGRSVLLGIAAIAGIVSIALATLGTYLLVVFVASVVLAWVVLPARARRTPAPVGGGVRSPG
- a CDS encoding L-serine ammonia-lyase, giving the protein MISVFDLFSVGIGPSSSHTVGPMRAARTFVAGLKADGLLTDVTRVQAELFGSLGATGHGHGSDRAVLLGLEGEAPETVDTDTVGPRVERIRAQRRLALLGTQEIDFDPDRDLVLHRRRSLPYHPNGMTFAAYDAAGAEVRARTYYSVGGGFVVDEAAAGADRIKPDSTRVRYPFLTGAELLTVTTGNGLSISEVMLANELSWRSAADVRAGLLEIWRVMRECVDNGCARDGVLPGGLKVRRRAAELRRSLEADTDSTDPLRAMDWVTLFALAVNEENAAGGRVVTAPTNGAAGIIPAVLHYYTRFVPGASEEGVVRFLLAAGAIGVLFKENASISGAEVGCQGEVGSACSMAAAGLAEALGGTPEQVENAAEIGMEHNLGLTCDPVGGLVQIPCIERNAVASIKAITAARLALRGDGVHAVSLDKVIKTMRETGADMKVKYKETARGGLAVNVIEC